The Longimicrobium sp. genome segment CGCGGCCGGGGTGACGGTGCCGTTCACGTGCACCACCAGGCTGGTGGGCGACCAGTTGCACTCGTCGGCCCGCGGGTCCAGGTCCCACGCGCCGCTGCGCACCTTCACGTTGGTGCACTCGGGGCGCGTCTGCACTTCGTGGTTGATGAAGGAGATCAGCTTGGCCGCGCTCACCGCCTCGCGGCCTGCCAGGGTGGTGGTCACGGGCTCCTCCTGTACGGCGGCGGTGTGGCGGCGCGGGCGGGTGTTGCGCGAGCGGGTAGACGGAACGGGGTAGATCATGGTGCACGCGAGAGGCTGGGAGGTGTCTTCGCACGGACGCCCTTCTCCACAGGCATCTCCCGGGCCACCTCCTTTGCCGACGTGATGTATAGATCCTGCAACGAATTCCGGTATCAGCCGCCCCCAAACATCCGTCGCGTTTCTGTACTCGCGTACAACTTCCCGACACCTCGCCCGGCTCGATATCGGCCGAGTCCCGGGAATGGCGAGGGATGCTCCTCCGTTCATCACCCATCCCCCGCGCCGGCACCGCGCCGCTTTGCCCGCGTCCGGCGCGGGGGATAGATTCCGCGCGGTTCGGCAGACCTTCGACCTCGCCCGCGAACGCACGTGGAAAAGCCCGAGAAGACCCGCCCGCGCCTGTACCTGATCGACGGCTACGCGCTCATCTACCGCGCCTTCTTCGCGCTGGTGTCGCGCCCCCTGATGTCCAGCCGCGGCGAGAACACCAGCGCCGCGTTCGGCGTGGCGCGCTTCCTCATCAAGGTCATCGAGAAGCACGACCCCGACTACCTGGGGATGGTCTTCGACGCGGGGATGAGCGACCGGCACGTCATCTACCCCGAGTACAAGGCCACGCGCGAGAAGATGCCCGACGAGCTGAAGGCCTCGCTCCCGCGCGTGCGCGACATGGTCGAGGCCTTCCGCATCCCCGTGCTGGAGCTGGAGGGGTACGAGGCCGACGACGTCATCGGCACCCTCGCCCATCAGGCCGTGGACGCCGGCTTGGAGACGGTGATCGTGAGCGGCGACAAGGACTTCTACCAGCTCATCCGCCCGCACGTTTGCCTGCTGAACCCGGGGCGCGGCGGCCCCGCGGCGGTGGAGGAGGAGTGGGTGGACACCCGTAACGCCAACGAGCGCCTGGGCGTGCCCCCCGAGCGCGTGGTCGACTACCTGGGCCTCATCGGCGACGCCAGCGACAACGTGCCCGGCGTTCCCGGCATCGGGCCCAAGACCGCGGTGCAGCTGATCGAGGAGTACGGGCCGATCGAGGAGATCCTGGCGCACGCGGGCGAGATCAAGGCCAAGCGCCCGCGCGAGGCGCTGGAGGCCTTCGGCGCCGAGGCGCTGCTGTCCAAGCGGCTGGTCACCATCCACCACGACCTGCCGGTGGAGCTGGACCTCGAACGCCTCAAGCTGCAGAACCCGGATCGCAAGGCGCTGCGCGAGATCTTCCTGGACCTGGAATTCAACACGCTGGCGCGCGACTACGCCGCGCCGGACGAGGAGGAGCGCGGGAAGAGCGAGCGGATGCCGACCGAGTACCACCTGGTCGACTCCGCGTCCGCCGTGCACGAGCTGGTGCGCCGCGTCCGCGAGCAGGGCTACGTGGCCGTCGACACGGAGACCAGCAGCACGGACCCCATGCTCGCCGAGCTGTGCGGCATCTCCCTCTCCCTGAAGCCGGGCGAGGCCTACTACCTCCCCTTCCGCCACCGCCTTCCCGCGCCCGCGCAGGGCGACCTGCTGGGCGGCGCGGGCGACCCGTCTCCCGAGTCGCGGAAGGGCGAGGGCGTGAAGAACCTTCCCGCGCTGGACCATCCCGAGATGCGCGAGCTGATCGCCATGCTCGAAGACGCGGGGGTGCGGAAGATCGGGCAGAACCTGAAGTACGACTTCCTCGTGTTCCGCCGCGAGGGGATCGCGCTGCGGGGGATCGACTTCGACACCATGGTCGCCAGCTACCTGCTGGAGCCGGGGCGCCGCGAGCACGGGCTGGACTCGCTGGCGCTCCAGCACCTGGACCACAAGACCATCCACTACGAGGACGTCGCGGGGAAGGGAAAGGCGCAGATCGCCTTCGCCGAGGTGGAGCTGTCGCGCGCCAGCGAGTACGCGTGCGAGGACGCCGACATCGCCCTGCGGCTGCACGAGCGGTTCGCGCCGGAGCTGGAGCGGCTGCACCTCGACCCGCTCTTCCGCGACATCGAGATGCCGCTGGTGCGCGTGCTGGCCGAGATGGAGTGGAACGGGATCCGGATCGACGAGGAGTTCTTCGGGCGGATGGGCGAGCAGATGCGCGCCCAGCTGCGCGACCTGGAGGCGCAGATCTACGCGTCCGCGGGGCAGGAGTTCAACATCGGCTCCACGCCGCAGCTGCGCGAGATCCTGTTCGGCAAGCTGGGGCTGCCGGTGATCAAGAAGACCAAGACCGGCGCCTCGACCGACGTGGACGTGCTGCAGGAGCTGGCGTCGCAGGGGCACGAGCTCCCCACGCTGCTGATGCAGTACCGCCAGGTGGAGAAGCTGCGCGGCACCTACGTCGACACGCTGCCGAAGTCGGTCAATCCGGAGACGGGGCGCATCCACACCTCGTTCAACCAGACCGTCGCCGCGACGGGCCGGCTGGCGTCCTCCGACCCCAACCTGCAGAACATCCCCATCCGCACCGAGATGGGAGCGGAGATCCGCCGCGGCTTCATCCCCGCCGAGGGGACGCGCTTCGTGGTCGCCGACTACTCGCAGATCGAGCTGCGCATCCTGGCCCACTACTCGGGCGACGAGGCGTTCGTGGAGGCCTTCCGCGCCGGCGCCGACATCCACCGGCAGACGGCGGCCATCATCTTCGGCGTGGCGCCCGACGCGGTGAGCAAGGAGATGCGCGACCGGGCGAAGACGGTGAACTTCGCGGTGATCTACGGCATCGGCCCGTTCGCGCTGGGCAAGCAGCTGGGGATGACGACGGCGGAGGCGAAGGAGTTCATCGAGGCCTACTTCCAGCGCTTCCCCGGCGTGCGGCGCTACCTGGACCAGATGATGGAGACGGCGCGCGCCAACGGGTTCGTGGAGACGCTGACCGGGCGCCGCCGCTACATCCCCGAGATCAACGCGCGCAACTTC includes the following:
- the polA gene encoding DNA polymerase I, giving the protein MEKPEKTRPRLYLIDGYALIYRAFFALVSRPLMSSRGENTSAAFGVARFLIKVIEKHDPDYLGMVFDAGMSDRHVIYPEYKATREKMPDELKASLPRVRDMVEAFRIPVLELEGYEADDVIGTLAHQAVDAGLETVIVSGDKDFYQLIRPHVCLLNPGRGGPAAVEEEWVDTRNANERLGVPPERVVDYLGLIGDASDNVPGVPGIGPKTAVQLIEEYGPIEEILAHAGEIKAKRPREALEAFGAEALLSKRLVTIHHDLPVELDLERLKLQNPDRKALREIFLDLEFNTLARDYAAPDEEERGKSERMPTEYHLVDSASAVHELVRRVREQGYVAVDTETSSTDPMLAELCGISLSLKPGEAYYLPFRHRLPAPAQGDLLGGAGDPSPESRKGEGVKNLPALDHPEMRELIAMLEDAGVRKIGQNLKYDFLVFRREGIALRGIDFDTMVASYLLEPGRREHGLDSLALQHLDHKTIHYEDVAGKGKAQIAFAEVELSRASEYACEDADIALRLHERFAPELERLHLDPLFRDIEMPLVRVLAEMEWNGIRIDEEFFGRMGEQMRAQLRDLEAQIYASAGQEFNIGSTPQLREILFGKLGLPVIKKTKTGASTDVDVLQELASQGHELPTLLMQYRQVEKLRGTYVDTLPKSVNPETGRIHTSFNQTVAATGRLASSDPNLQNIPIRTEMGAEIRRGFIPAEGTRFVVADYSQIELRILAHYSGDEAFVEAFRAGADIHRQTAAIIFGVAPDAVSKEMRDRAKTVNFAVIYGIGPFALGKQLGMTTAEAKEFIEAYFQRFPGVRRYLDQMMETARANGFVETLTGRRRYIPEINARNFNIRSFGERAATNAPIQGTAADLIKIAMIRIQRDLDARPGWARMLLQVHDELLFEAPQGDEEEVQNLVRDRMENAAVLDVPLRVESGIGTSWLEAK